Proteins from a single region of Pseudodesulfovibrio portus:
- a CDS encoding pentapeptide repeat-containing protein: protein MTIFKDAAYENETFKNVQWEDELEDIEFYNCVFTDSSFQSSRLTGCSFDSCEFTRCNLSLVEIRNTAFLDVHFRDCKMIGIAWSAVGGFLTAGYDRCILNNNIFSDMNLTRFTFTSCALVEASFHNTRLRHAAFDDCDLSGCTFSQADLSFADFTTSRNYYVNATENTLHKTRFSLPEAVSLLANLDIVLE from the coding sequence ATGACGATTTTTAAGGATGCCGCCTACGAGAACGAAACGTTCAAGAACGTTCAATGGGAAGACGAACTTGAGGATATCGAGTTCTACAATTGCGTTTTCACGGATTCATCCTTCCAGTCCAGCCGGTTGACCGGATGCAGCTTCGACAGCTGCGAGTTCACCCGGTGCAACCTCTCGCTGGTGGAAATACGGAACACCGCATTCCTTGACGTTCACTTCAGGGACTGCAAGATGATCGGCATCGCCTGGAGCGCGGTCGGCGGTTTCCTGACCGCCGGGTATGACCGGTGCATCCTGAACAACAACATCTTCTCCGACATGAACCTGACCCGGTTCACGTTCACGTCCTGCGCCCTGGTGGAGGCCTCGTTCCACAACACGCGGTTGCGGCATGCCGCCTTTGACGACTGCGACCTGAGCGGCTGCACGTTCTCCCAGGCGGACCTGAGCTTCGCCGACTTCACCACATCCCGAAACTACTACGTCAACGCCACGGAAAACACGCTGCACAAGACCCGGTTCTCACTGCCCGAGGCGGTCTCGCTGCTCGCCAACCTGGACATCGTGCTCGAATAA
- a CDS encoding substrate-binding periplasmic protein, with amino-acid sequence MKALLLSFTTMAVLLVLGSGTVSADTIDVVSDSWPPYVFEDNGCIAGTDYETVKAVLEGMGHQLRLTFYPWKRCIAMVEDGSADALMDAGKTQQREKTLIFPKEPLSSSQTVLFHMKGRLFVFRSLADLKGLKVGTQLGYSYSDEFNQARGFIKEPVESVEINIRKLLYGRIDLFMANRNFGLFEAQRMGVSDQIDHLQETISSGDVYLAFSRKSPKNALAVEFAKALKQFKKTDRYRAILKKYGQ; translated from the coding sequence TTGAAGGCTCTTCTGCTCTCCTTCACCACGATGGCGGTTCTGCTCGTCCTCGGGTCCGGCACCGTATCCGCCGATACCATCGACGTGGTATCCGACTCGTGGCCGCCCTATGTCTTCGAAGACAACGGATGCATCGCCGGAACCGACTACGAGACGGTCAAGGCCGTGCTGGAAGGAATGGGTCATCAGTTGAGGCTGACCTTCTATCCCTGGAAACGGTGCATCGCCATGGTCGAAGACGGCTCTGCCGACGCTCTCATGGATGCGGGCAAGACCCAGCAACGGGAAAAAACACTGATCTTCCCGAAAGAACCGTTGTCCTCGAGCCAGACCGTACTGTTCCACATGAAGGGCAGGCTGTTCGTCTTCCGCTCCCTCGCAGATCTGAAGGGACTGAAGGTCGGCACCCAACTCGGTTATTCCTATTCCGACGAGTTCAACCAGGCCCGGGGATTCATCAAGGAGCCGGTGGAATCCGTCGAGATCAACATACGGAAATTGCTCTACGGCAGGATCGACCTCTTCATGGCCAACCGCAATTTCGGCCTTTTCGAAGCCCAAAGGATGGGCGTCTCGGATCAGATCGACCACTTGCAGGAGACAATCAGCTCAGGCGACGTGTACCTGGCCTTTTCCAGGAAGAGCCCAAAGAACGCCTTGGCGGTCGAGTTCGCAAAAGCCCTGAAGCAGTTCAAGAAAACGGATCGCTATCGGGCCATCCTGAAAAAATACGGGCAGTAG
- the tyrS gene encoding tyrosine--tRNA ligase: protein MNIYDELKWRGLINQVSDEDKVREFLSKPGATMYCGFDPTAESLHVGNLVPLLCLVRMKRAGHNPLYLMGGATGRIGDPSGKDKERELSNSDLLDERLELIKRQVRRFVERNTGERPDIVNNYDWTKDMTAIELLRDVGKHFTVNWMLQKESVKGRIGREESGISYTEFSYMILQSYDFYHLYKNYDCRLQIGGGDQWGNITAGCEFIRRRYAHDDEQAEAFALTFPLITTASGKKFGKSEGNAVYLNADLTSPYAFYQFFINTDDADVIKFLKLFTFLGPEDIAELEKQVAEAPHLRAAQKRLAEEVTTMIHGKHELERVLAATEALFGKGDLKAIDPATLRSALESAPNKHYASADLPDLPQMLVDLGLVKSKGQARKDIKGGGVYINGERLEDGRELADHDFIGGELLVIRKGKKNYGLVTKG, encoded by the coding sequence GTGAATATCTACGATGAGTTGAAGTGGCGCGGGCTGATCAATCAGGTTTCCGACGAAGACAAGGTGCGCGAGTTCCTGTCCAAGCCAGGCGCCACCATGTATTGCGGCTTCGATCCCACCGCCGAATCCCTGCACGTGGGCAACCTCGTGCCCCTGCTCTGCCTGGTGCGCATGAAGCGGGCCGGGCATAATCCGCTCTATCTCATGGGCGGGGCAACGGGCCGCATCGGCGACCCGTCCGGCAAGGACAAGGAACGCGAGTTGTCCAACTCCGATCTGCTCGACGAGCGTCTGGAGCTGATCAAGCGCCAGGTGCGCCGGTTCGTGGAGCGCAACACCGGCGAGCGTCCGGACATCGTCAACAACTACGACTGGACCAAGGACATGACCGCCATCGAGCTGCTGCGCGACGTGGGCAAGCACTTCACGGTCAACTGGATGCTCCAGAAGGAGTCGGTCAAGGGCCGCATCGGTCGCGAGGAATCCGGCATCTCCTACACCGAGTTCTCCTACATGATCCTCCAGTCCTACGACTTTTACCACCTGTACAAGAACTACGACTGTCGCCTCCAGATAGGCGGCGGCGACCAGTGGGGCAACATCACTGCGGGCTGCGAGTTCATCCGCCGCCGGTACGCCCACGACGACGAGCAGGCCGAGGCGTTCGCCCTGACCTTCCCGCTCATCACCACCGCCTCGGGCAAGAAATTCGGCAAGTCCGAGGGCAATGCGGTCTACCTGAACGCGGACCTGACCTCGCCCTACGCCTTCTACCAGTTCTTCATCAACACCGATGATGCCGACGTGATCAAGTTCCTCAAGCTGTTCACCTTCCTCGGACCCGAGGACATCGCGGAGCTGGAAAAGCAGGTCGCGGAAGCCCCGCACCTGCGCGCCGCCCAGAAACGGCTGGCCGAAGAGGTCACCACCATGATCCACGGCAAGCACGAGCTGGAACGCGTCCTGGCCGCCACCGAGGCGCTGTTCGGCAAGGGCGATCTCAAGGCCATCGACCCGGCCACCCTGCGCTCGGCGCTCGAGTCCGCGCCCAACAAGCATTACGCGTCCGCCGACCTGCCCGACCTGCCCCAGATGCTCGTGGATCTCGGGCTGGTCAAGTCTAAGGGCCAGGCCCGCAAGGACATCAAGGGCGGCGGCGTGTACATCAACGGCGAACGCCTGGAAGACGGTCGGGAACTCGCGGACCACGATTTCATCGGCGGCGAGCTGCTGGTCATCCGCAAGGGCAAGAAGAATTACGGGCTTGTGACCAAGGGCTGA
- a CDS encoding TIGR00282 family metallophosphoesterase, whose product MRILFLGDIVGRPGMRAVRENLARIREEESVDFAFANGENASGGYGLKAKHAKELFKAGLDGITGGNHIWKFKDLYSLLESDGRILRPHNYPDHLPGSGVRVFRKKGFPPVAVVNLIGRTFMPPIDCPFAAAETVIDALPADVPVTIVDFHAEATGEKIAMGYFLEGKVSAVVGTHTHVQTNDAKILPGGTGYLTDLGMCGAEDSCLGMKPEIILDRYLTGLPRQLEAASGPGILQGAIFDIDDTSGKAVSMTAFQQNNRA is encoded by the coding sequence ATGCGCATATTGTTTCTCGGCGACATCGTCGGCAGGCCCGGAATGCGGGCCGTAAGGGAGAACCTCGCCCGCATCAGGGAAGAGGAATCCGTCGACTTCGCCTTTGCCAACGGCGAGAACGCCAGCGGCGGCTACGGGCTCAAGGCCAAGCACGCCAAGGAGCTGTTCAAGGCGGGGCTGGACGGCATCACCGGCGGCAACCACATCTGGAAGTTCAAGGACCTCTACTCCCTGCTCGAGTCCGACGGGCGCATCCTCCGGCCCCACAACTACCCCGACCACCTGCCGGGCTCCGGCGTCCGCGTCTTCCGCAAGAAGGGCTTCCCGCCCGTGGCCGTGGTCAACCTCATCGGCCGGACCTTCATGCCCCCCATCGACTGCCCGTTCGCGGCCGCCGAAACGGTCATCGACGCTCTGCCCGCCGACGTGCCCGTGACCATCGTGGACTTCCACGCCGAGGCCACCGGGGAAAAGATCGCCATGGGGTATTTCCTGGAGGGCAAGGTGTCCGCCGTGGTCGGCACCCACACCCACGTCCAGACCAACGATGCCAAGATACTGCCCGGCGGCACGGGCTACCTGACCGACCTCGGCATGTGCGGCGCCGAGGACTCCTGCCTGGGCATGAAGCCGGAAATCATACTCGACCGTTACCTGACCGGACTGCCCCGGCAGCTCGAGGCCGCATCGGGTCCGGGGATTTTACAAGGCGCGATTTTTGACATAGATGATACCTCCGGCAAGGCGGTTTCCATGACCGCCTTCCAGCAGAACAACAGAGCGTGA
- the glmU gene encoding bifunctional UDP-N-acetylglucosamine diphosphorylase/glucosamine-1-phosphate N-acetyltransferase GlmU — MAETKVTALILAAGKGTRMRSPRAKVLQTLLGEPMLFYVYEALKPLVRENILTVVGHDADTVRAAFPDMADRFVMQKEQLGTGHALQVSWDALQKTGATHCLVINGDTPLVTTEALDRLMAAQGCCDLAFTTITPRDAGAFGRVVRDPERRVAAIVEAKDYDLNRHGPVTGEVNAGVYLLKLETMGPLLSRLSNENKSGEYYITDLVELAVAAGLSVEGVQAGDDLSLMGINSPRELITAENALRRQIVEELLDDGVLIHNPDTVIIGPRATVEPGAEIFGHCEIYGDSFVTAGAKLGSYNYILDSRFATGCVVRQFNHIEGASVGEGAQVGPYTRLRPGAVLERDARAGNFVEMKKARLGEGAKAGHLTYLGDAEVGAGANIGAGTITCNYDGKNKFVTTIGEGAFIGSNTALVAPVTVGRDALVGAGSTITKDVPEGQAGIARGKQVNIKRRLKK, encoded by the coding sequence ATGGCTGAAACCAAAGTCACCGCCCTGATCCTGGCTGCGGGCAAGGGCACGCGGATGCGGTCCCCCCGGGCCAAGGTGTTGCAGACCCTGCTCGGCGAACCCATGCTTTTCTATGTGTATGAGGCGCTCAAGCCCCTGGTGAGGGAGAACATCCTGACCGTGGTCGGCCACGACGCCGACACCGTGCGGGCCGCTTTCCCGGACATGGCCGACCGGTTCGTCATGCAAAAGGAGCAGCTCGGCACGGGCCACGCCCTCCAGGTGTCCTGGGACGCCCTGCAAAAGACGGGGGCCACCCACTGCCTGGTCATCAACGGCGACACCCCGCTGGTCACGACCGAGGCCCTGGATCGGCTCATGGCCGCACAGGGGTGCTGCGACCTGGCCTTCACCACCATCACCCCGCGCGACGCGGGCGCCTTCGGTCGCGTGGTGCGCGACCCCGAGCGGCGGGTGGCGGCCATCGTCGAGGCCAAGGACTACGACCTGAACCGGCACGGCCCGGTCACGGGCGAGGTCAACGCGGGCGTGTACCTGCTCAAGCTCGAAACCATGGGACCGCTCCTGTCCCGGCTGTCCAACGAGAACAAGTCCGGCGAATACTACATCACCGACCTCGTGGAGCTGGCCGTGGCCGCAGGGCTGTCCGTGGAGGGAGTCCAGGCGGGCGACGACCTGTCGCTCATGGGCATCAACTCCCCGCGCGAGCTGATCACCGCCGAGAACGCCCTGCGCCGCCAGATAGTGGAGGAGCTCCTCGACGACGGCGTGCTCATCCACAACCCGGACACCGTGATCATCGGCCCGCGTGCCACCGTGGAGCCGGGAGCGGAGATATTCGGCCACTGCGAAATTTACGGCGACTCCTTTGTGACTGCCGGGGCGAAGCTCGGGTCCTACAACTACATCCTCGATTCACGCTTCGCGACCGGCTGCGTGGTGCGCCAGTTCAACCACATCGAGGGCGCATCGGTGGGCGAGGGGGCCCAGGTCGGTCCCTACACCCGGTTGCGGCCCGGCGCGGTGCTGGAGCGGGATGCGCGGGCGGGCAATTTCGTGGAGATGAAGAAGGCCCGGCTGGGCGAGGGCGCCAAGGCCGGCCATCTGACCTACCTGGGCGACGCCGAGGTGGGGGCAGGGGCCAACATCGGGGCCGGGACCATCACCTGCAACTATGACGGCAAAAACAAATTCGTCACCACCATCGGCGAGGGGGCGTTCATCGGCTCCAACACCGCCCTGGTGGCGCCGGTGACCGTTGGCCGGGACGCCCTGGTGGGCGCGGGTTCCACCATCACCAAGGACGTGCCCGAAGGACAGGCCGGGATCGCCCGGGGCAAGCAGGTGAACATCAAGCGCCGCCTCAAGAAGTGA
- a CDS encoding queuosine precursor transporter, with amino-acid sequence MNELLWISFALVDLCMVLVVFRLFGRVGLFGLLVFNLLLCNIQVLKTVELFGLTTTLGNVLYASVFLATDLLSEFYGKKEAKKGVLLGFVALVMMVGYMQMALYFQPAADDFAQPHLSALFGFLPRIALASMIAYLVSQLHDVWAFHAIRERTGGKFLWLRNNASTMVSQLLDSAIFCVIAFWGLFPVNVFLEILLSTYVIKVVVAGLDTPFIYMAKRIFSKRHAELSV; translated from the coding sequence ATGAACGAATTGCTTTGGATATCTTTCGCATTGGTGGACCTGTGCATGGTCCTTGTGGTGTTCCGCCTGTTCGGTCGCGTCGGCCTGTTCGGGCTGTTGGTTTTCAACCTGCTGCTGTGCAACATCCAGGTCCTGAAGACCGTGGAATTGTTCGGTTTGACCACCACGCTGGGCAACGTGTTGTATGCCAGCGTGTTCCTGGCCACCGACCTGCTCAGTGAATTCTACGGCAAGAAAGAGGCCAAGAAGGGCGTGCTGCTCGGGTTCGTGGCCCTGGTCATGATGGTCGGGTACATGCAGATGGCGCTCTATTTCCAGCCTGCCGCAGACGATTTTGCCCAGCCCCACCTGTCCGCCCTGTTCGGCTTCCTGCCGCGCATCGCGCTGGCGTCCATGATCGCCTACCTGGTCTCCCAGCTGCATGACGTGTGGGCCTTCCACGCCATCAGGGAGCGCACCGGCGGCAAGTTCTTGTGGCTACGCAACAACGCCTCGACCATGGTCAGCCAGCTCCTGGACTCGGCCATCTTCTGCGTCATCGCCTTCTGGGGCTTGTTCCCTGTGAACGTGTTCCTGGAAATCCTGCTCTCCACCTACGTCATCAAGGTCGTGGTGGCCGGTCTGGACACGCCGTTCATCTACATGGCCAAGCGCATTTTCAGCAAACGCCACGCCGAGCTGAGCGTGTAG
- a CDS encoding cell division protein ZapA has translation MPRYTLTLLGLDISFKTDADNKRIEAAQAFIENKYKELVAGAGDISKERVLTYLLLSLADDYLVAGDKLQRLEGKIGEILEKTSTEPDR, from the coding sequence ATGCCTCGCTACACGCTGACCCTGTTGGGACTCGACATATCCTTCAAGACGGATGCGGATAATAAACGCATCGAAGCCGCTCAGGCCTTCATCGAAAACAAGTACAAGGAGCTTGTGGCCGGAGCGGGCGACATCAGCAAGGAAAGGGTGCTCACATACCTGCTCCTGAGCCTGGCTGATGATTATCTGGTCGCTGGGGACAAACTGCAGCGGCTGGAAGGGAAGATCGGAGAGATTTTGGAAAAGACCTCAACGGAACCGGACCGATAA
- a CDS encoding CheR family methyltransferase: MQSSMSLVRSEMGESEFQRFSELIHSEFGIKMPPSKKVLLQSRFQKRLRALGLSGYKEYCDYVFSPDGRENERSHLIDVVTTNTTHFFREPKHWDIMNNTALPELWSRGVGKNNALRIWSAGCSSGEEPYTLGMVLYEWAASRQGFDFSILATDISRKILSEAKRAVYSMDKVADVPMQYKKKYMLKSKDKKLVKMDKLLTSKVTFQRLNFMENFKLPQQQDIIFCRNVVIYFDRQTQEVLFNKFCNNLKSGGYLFIGHSESLSGMKLPIKPVAPTVFQRI; encoded by the coding sequence ATGCAGAGCAGCATGAGCCTGGTGCGTTCGGAGATGGGCGAGTCCGAATTCCAGCGGTTCAGCGAACTCATTCATTCCGAGTTCGGCATCAAGATGCCGCCGTCGAAGAAGGTGCTGCTCCAGAGCCGCTTCCAGAAACGGCTGCGCGCCCTCGGCTTGAGCGGATACAAGGAATACTGCGACTACGTCTTTTCTCCCGACGGCAGGGAAAATGAACGGTCCCATCTCATCGACGTGGTCACCACCAACACCACCCATTTCTTCCGCGAGCCCAAGCACTGGGATATCATGAACAACACGGCGCTGCCCGAATTGTGGAGCCGGGGAGTGGGCAAAAACAACGCGCTGCGCATCTGGTCGGCCGGGTGCTCCAGCGGGGAAGAGCCCTACACCCTGGGCATGGTTCTGTACGAGTGGGCCGCCTCCCGCCAGGGGTTCGACTTCTCCATCCTGGCCACGGACATCTCCCGGAAGATTTTGTCCGAGGCGAAACGCGCGGTCTATTCCATGGACAAGGTCGCGGACGTGCCCATGCAGTACAAGAAAAAGTACATGCTCAAGTCCAAGGACAAGAAGCTGGTCAAGATGGACAAGCTCCTGACCAGCAAGGTCACCTTCCAGCGGCTCAACTTCATGGAAAATTTCAAGCTGCCCCAGCAGCAGGACATCATCTTCTGCCGCAACGTGGTCATCTACTTCGACCGCCAGACCCAGGAAGTGCTGTTCAACAAGTTCTGCAACAATCTCAAGTCCGGCGGCTATCTGTTCATCGGCCATTCGGAGTCCCTGTCAGGCATGAAGCTGCCCATCAAGCCGGTCGCCCCCACGGTCTTTCAGCGGATTTAG
- a CDS encoding SPOR domain-containing protein, translated as MADNTEPKYKVKVPKLNAAKRSYSFTLSLPGMISAVGAGVLALTFFFVMGILIGRGYRPEADIPQLEPIMPRNEHGQAVGQEPPTILTPEELEYQDRLQAPTEMDAVEPEPKPEPKPAPKPEKKAEVKPAPKPEPVDAEPARPGEPVYDYVYQVAAFRKVEMAEELGKKLEAAGLTTNITAGDAKGSTWYRVQVLHSGTPASTDRMREILSGFGIQKPLLKKKTQVQ; from the coding sequence ATGGCAGACAACACCGAACCGAAATACAAGGTCAAGGTCCCGAAGCTCAACGCCGCCAAGCGGTCCTACAGCTTCACCCTGTCCCTGCCGGGCATGATCAGCGCGGTGGGAGCCGGCGTGCTCGCGCTGACCTTCTTCTTCGTCATGGGCATCCTCATCGGCCGAGGCTACCGGCCCGAGGCGGACATCCCGCAGCTTGAACCGATCATGCCGCGCAACGAGCACGGCCAGGCGGTCGGGCAGGAGCCGCCCACAATCCTCACTCCCGAGGAACTGGAGTACCAGGATCGGCTCCAGGCGCCGACCGAAATGGACGCCGTCGAACCCGAACCCAAGCCAGAGCCCAAGCCTGCTCCGAAGCCGGAGAAAAAGGCGGAGGTCAAGCCCGCGCCCAAGCCCGAACCGGTTGACGCCGAACCGGCCCGACCCGGCGAACCCGTCTACGACTACGTCTACCAGGTGGCCGCCTTCCGCAAGGTCGAAATGGCCGAGGAACTGGGCAAGAAGCTCGAAGCCGCAGGCCTGACCACCAACATCACGGCGGGCGACGCCAAGGGCTCCACCTGGTACCGCGTCCAGGTGCTCCACTCCGGCACCCCGGCCTCCACCGACCGGATGCGCGAGATTCTCTCCGGATTCGGCATCCAGAAGCCGTTGCTCAAGAAAAAGACCCAAGTACAATAA
- the rny gene encoding ribonuclease Y, which yields MLFEIAIVGGGVLAGLGTGFILFKYVSDKKVSDSRGLAERIVEEARKESEALKKEARLQAQDEIYNQKKELEREFKDRESQLKSEEKRLHSKEERLDAKREKAADKEAQAVELEKQLIKQEKHLSELEEDLERKADEHERKLQEISGLTVEEARENLLKEIESRTRHEAAKMIRNIEMEAKENASKKAKEILSLALQRYAGDYAGEQTVTAVTLPSEDMKGRIIGREGRNIRALEAATGVDLIIDDTPETVVLSAFSPLKREVAKQALERLIHDGRIHPARIEEIVKKVESEMDTKLKEIGEQATFDVGVHGIHPEVINLLGRLHYRTSFSQNVLQHSMEVAFLCGVMAAELGLNEKEAKRAGLLHDIGKAVDHEIEGPHAIIGADLAKKHGESKEIIHAIAAHHEDTPPMTILANLVQAADSLSGARPGARKELLENYVKRLEELEGLATGFDGVQKAYAIQAGREIRVMVDSEKVGDENTYVLCKDIAEKIENNMTYPGQIRVTVIREKRAVGYAK from the coding sequence ATGCTTTTCGAAATCGCCATAGTCGGCGGAGGGGTGCTTGCCGGACTGGGTACCGGGTTCATTCTCTTCAAATACGTCTCCGACAAGAAAGTTTCCGATTCCAGGGGGCTGGCCGAACGCATCGTCGAAGAGGCCAGGAAAGAGAGCGAGGCGTTGAAAAAGGAAGCGCGCCTGCAGGCTCAGGACGAAATTTATAATCAGAAAAAGGAGCTGGAGCGGGAGTTCAAGGACCGCGAGAGCCAGCTCAAGAGCGAAGAAAAGCGGCTGCATTCCAAGGAGGAGCGCCTGGACGCCAAGCGGGAGAAGGCCGCCGACAAGGAAGCGCAGGCCGTGGAGCTGGAAAAGCAGCTCATCAAGCAGGAAAAACATTTGAGCGAGCTGGAGGAGGACCTGGAGCGCAAGGCCGACGAGCACGAGCGCAAACTCCAGGAAATCTCCGGCCTGACCGTTGAGGAAGCCCGTGAGAACCTGCTCAAGGAAATCGAGTCCCGCACCCGCCACGAGGCGGCCAAGATGATCCGCAACATCGAGATGGAGGCCAAGGAAAACGCCTCCAAGAAGGCCAAGGAGATACTCTCCCTGGCCCTGCAGCGTTATGCGGGCGACTATGCGGGTGAGCAGACCGTCACCGCCGTGACCCTGCCCTCCGAAGACATGAAGGGCCGCATCATCGGTCGCGAGGGCCGCAACATCCGCGCCCTGGAGGCGGCTACCGGCGTGGACCTGATCATCGACGACACGCCCGAGACCGTGGTCCTGTCGGCCTTCAGCCCCCTCAAGCGCGAGGTCGCCAAGCAGGCCCTGGAACGCCTCATCCACGACGGCCGCATCCATCCGGCCCGCATTGAGGAGATCGTCAAGAAGGTCGAGTCCGAGATGGACACCAAGCTCAAGGAGATCGGCGAGCAGGCCACCTTCGACGTGGGCGTCCACGGCATCCACCCCGAGGTCATCAACCTGCTCGGGCGGCTGCACTACCGCACTTCATTTTCCCAGAACGTGCTCCAGCATTCCATGGAGGTCGCCTTCCTGTGCGGCGTCATGGCCGCCGAACTGGGCCTCAACGAGAAAGAGGCCAAGCGCGCGGGGCTGCTGCACGACATCGGCAAGGCCGTGGACCACGAGATCGAAGGCCCCCACGCCATCATCGGCGCGGACCTGGCCAAGAAGCACGGCGAGTCCAAGGAAATCATCCATGCCATCGCCGCGCACCACGAGGACACCCCGCCCATGACCATCCTGGCCAACCTGGTCCAGGCCGCCGACTCCCTGTCCGGCGCCCGGCCCGGCGCCCGCAAGGAGCTGCTTGAGAACTACGTCAAGCGGCTGGAAGAGCTGGAAGGGCTGGCCACCGGATTCGACGGCGTGCAGAAGGCCTACGCCATCCAGGCGGGCCGCGAAATCCGCGTCATGGTCGATTCGGAAAAGGTGGGCGACGAGAACACCTACGTGCTCTGCAAGGACATCGCCGAGAAGATCGAGAACAACATGACCTATCCCGGCCAGATCCGGGTTACGGTCATCAGGGAAAAGCGGGCCGTGGGCTACGCGAAATAA
- a CDS encoding DUF2778 domain-containing protein gives MAQNESKRTGEDQLVHGLPKHMSATATGENLDQYMAGQKAQGKVEGEFYWTAHPKPGACERCLDMAKETYPEEPKRPHPNCKCVYKKHDIKDPETDWMFDGTHLCIKGGPCFAAVSGGFGKGALPPGVYNIITNAITLENIQETQGYCDKHGNCWWVKIAPTFDANGRGGFGIHPDGNKSGTLGCIGLSARDTSEAKGHFKNVEGQKILVK, from the coding sequence ATGGCGCAGAACGAATCAAAACGCACCGGCGAAGACCAGCTTGTCCACGGCCTTCCCAAACACATGTCCGCCACGGCCACCGGGGAGAACCTGGACCAGTACATGGCCGGGCAAAAGGCCCAGGGAAAGGTGGAGGGCGAATTTTACTGGACCGCTCACCCCAAGCCCGGAGCCTGCGAGCGATGCCTGGACATGGCCAAGGAAACCTACCCGGAGGAGCCGAAACGCCCGCACCCCAACTGCAAGTGCGTATATAAGAAACACGACATCAAAGATCCGGAGACAGACTGGATGTTTGATGGTACACATCTGTGTATCAAGGGCGGGCCGTGCTTCGCGGCGGTGTCGGGCGGATTCGGCAAAGGCGCTCTGCCTCCGGGAGTATACAATATCATCACGAACGCGATTACCCTTGAAAATATACAAGAAACCCAAGGGTACTGTGATAAACACGGGAATTGCTGGTGGGTGAAGATTGCGCCTACTTTCGACGCAAATGGGCGTGGAGGCTTCGGCATTCACCCCGATGGCAATAAATCAGGTACACTCGGGTGCATAGGGCTGTCCGCCCGAGACACCTCCGAAGCCAAGGGGCATTTCAAAAATGTCGAAGGACAAAAAATACTTGTTAAATAG